Part of the Virgibacillus necropolis genome, GTATTGGCCAAATATCAGTGAAAAGTTGATTGTTGAGACATTAAAACCAAATATAGGTGGAATGATTGCTAATGCTGCTAGTGTATACGCTGGATACGGTGAATCTACTTTCTTTGTTTCTCTTCTTAATAGTGGAAAAGTAACCCGAAAATTGTTAAAAAACCTTGATGAGGGTGGAATTGATACGCGTTATATATTGTATGATGATAACCTTCCTGACTCGAAGACAATTGTATTTCTCACGGAAAATGATCATACTATTTTCATACCAAATTTAGGTATTAATTATATTGATATAACACCTGAAGTTTTTGAGGCGATAAAAGGGGCCAAATTGATTTACACGACCATCATGGAAATAAAGCGGTTAAGGTATAATCAGCTTGAGGCAATTGACATTATTAAAGAGGCTAGATCTCTAGGCACCAGGTTTGTTTGCGATCTTGATGTGGCCCATCTTGAACCTGGAGATGAGAAGTACATTAAAGAAATGGATATCGTATTTTTTAATCAAATGGGTTTTCGTGTATATCAAAAAGGAACTTCTTACGAAAAAGCTATCTTGAAACTATTGGAATACGGGATAGAAATAGTAGCTGTTACAATGGGAGCAAATGGTGCTAACATCCACACTAGAGAAAAGAAAATACATGTACCTGGAATTCCGGTTGAAGTTGTTGACGTAACAGGAGCTGGCGATACTTTCTGCAGTTCATTTATTTACGCGATGAGTAAAAGTAGTAATTTGTATACTGTATCTAACTTTGCAAATGCTGCAGCATCACGTGCTGTTACAAGGATGGGCCCACGGGGAGGTGTAACGAAAAGTAAATCAGTTATAGATTTTATGAAAGAAAAAGGACTCGAAGTTGGGGAAGAATACCAGTCATTTTTGGAGTCGAGATAAAGGACAATAGCTATAAACCTGTACATAAAGAGTATGTACAGGTCTTTTTTTGAATAATAAAATATAGGGGAACTGGTATTAAATTATAAAAAATAGTGTTGAAAAAGCTGCACTCTATAATGGGTGAGTTTTCAAAAAGTAAAGAAAGCATCCCTGTAATGAAGAAAATGCGGATTGAATAAAAGAGCCCAGTGCAACGCACTATTCAATTAATTATTTATTCCTCCCCCTTCCTCGCCATACAATAAATCCGCTCAAAATGATCACTAACTTCTTTCATATCGTTCTCACTAAAAACAGTCCACTTATCCAACTGCAAAAAGAAAGGCTTATCAATTTGATTTTTTACCAAATAGCTTTAGTAACTCTTCCATTTCCTCGATATTGGCCTTACGTTCCTCTTTTCTCTGGACACACTCCTTACTGGTGAGTAAATAATCGATGGATGTTCTAGAAAGCTCTGAAAGCATGATCAGTGATTCATAGAATGGTCTTCTTTCTTCTCTTTCATAGGAACCGTAAACATTTTTTGTAAAAGTTTATCAAGAAGGTTTTCTAACCTCCTACCGATTTCATTCAAATTGCCTTTCACCGATACGATTGTGATTCGTTTGGAGTAGCAGGCAATAGCTTTTTGATGATGGCTCAGTACTATCAAATTTGAATGAAACAGTTAACAGAGAAAT contains:
- a CDS encoding carbohydrate kinase family protein, whose translation is MKREYSIFVGDVALDEYYKAPYWPNISEKLIVETLKPNIGGMIANAASVYAGYGESTFFVSLLNSGKVTRKLLKNLDEGGIDTRYILYDDNLPDSKTIVFLTENDHTIFIPNLGINYIDITPEVFEAIKGAKLIYTTIMEIKRLRYNQLEAIDIIKEARSLGTRFVCDLDVAHLEPGDEKYIKEMDIVFFNQMGFRVYQKGTSYEKAILKLLEYGIEIVAVTMGANGANIHTREKKIHVPGIPVEVVDVTGAGDTFCSSFIYAMSKSSNLYTVSNFANAAASRAVTRMGPRGGVTKSKSVIDFMKEKGLEVGEEYQSFLESR